One Candidatus Atelocyanobacterium thalassa isolate ALOHA genomic window, CTGAGTAATTCCTTTAAAATATCTCTTGATTCTTTTCTATATGTGGATTTATATGTAAAAAACATAAGAAAATAATATATGTTTGACATACAGAAAAAACACTATTGAAGTTTTATCATAATGAATAGGTTATGAATATATTTCAAATTTATCTCAAAAAAATAACTTCAAATGGATAAAAATTATTACTTCTCTTTAATGTATATTCTATATGTAAATATAGAATATGTATGCCGTTTTTTAGGCATTCAAGCTTAATATGCCGAACAAAAAAAATAATTTTTATTTTTCTTTGTAAGTTATAATCATAAAAGAATCTTTTATATTCTGCTGTTAAAAAATATAAAAAATTAAATTTTGATACATAACTTTCAAGATTTAGAATTATTTATCAAAATAAAAATAATTTATATAAAAAACTATGCGATAGATTCTTAAAGAGGTAATTTATGGTAACAGATGTAATAGAAAAGATATCTTTAAATACTTCCACTACTAAAAAACCAGTTCCCAGATATAAGGTCTTACTTCATAATGACGACTTTAATCCTATGGATTATGTGGTACAAATTCTGATGCAAACGATATCAGGAATGACTCGTCCTCAAGCCGCTGAAATAATGATGGAAGCTCATATAAGTGGAACTGCTTTGGTTATTACTTGTGCTTTTGAACCAGCCGAATTTTATCGTGAGACTCTAAAAAATCATGGCTTAAGTAGTAGTATCGAACCAGATGAATAAAAAATAAAAATATTAACTAGATACTTCTTAAAGTACATTTACTACATTTAAAATTTAATTATAAATAATTGAAAATTAACTACTCTATAGTTTCTCGTTACCCAGCACCCTTAAGATTAGGGGTGTTTATTGTTTCACTATTAATTCTCTGGTTGCCTACTGCAATCCCATTCTTTTTCTTATTTAAAGATGATTTAAACTTCAGAACAATTGTAACGATGAGTTTATTGTATATAAACTTTATTATTCTCTTATTCTTTTGGAATAGTAAGATACATGGAATAAGTAATTGGTGGCGAATATATGGATTAACTTTTACGAAAAAAAATATAATAGAGTTACTTAATGGATTAACTATTGGCCTCTTTTTTACTTTTGGATTATTTTTTGTAGAGATGATTTTAGGATGGGTTGTTTTTGTTAAACCATCACAAAATTTATCATCACTCATATTTGAAGGCTTATTAAGTGCTTTCGCAATTGCTTTTGCAGAAGAATTACTTTTTAGGGGATGGCTATTAGAAGAATTGAAGATGAACTATTCTATAAAGACTAGTTTGGTATGTAATAGTTTTATCTTTGCAACTTTGCATTTTTTAAAACCTTTACAAGAAGTTATAAGGACTTTTCCTCAGTTTCCTGCTTTGTTTTTAATAGGTATGATTCTAGTACAAGCTAAAACAAAATGTAATAATAGATTAGGAATTTGTATTGGAATTCATGGAGGACTAGTTTGGGGGTATTACATACTCAATGTAGGTAAAATTATCAAATATACTGGTAAAGCATCTTTAATTTTTACAGGAATTGATAACAACCCAATTGCCGGAATCATGGGATTAGCAGGGTTAATAATATTGTTTTTTCTAGTGAGATGGAAGAGATGATATTAGGATTTACATACTACTTATATTATTTAAATTTTATTAATATAATAAAATTTAAATAGGCATTATAAATTCAGTTTCACAAGCTTATCACTGGTTAGTAAAGTATGGCCTCTCCTCTTCAAGAATCAAAAAAAACTACATCTTCATCTCTTTTCAAAACAATCACTTTTGATGTAGCAGGTATGAAATGTGCTAGCTGTGTTAAAGCTATAGAAGAAAAACTTTCAGAACAGCCTGGAGTGATTTCTGCTCAAGCCAATTTAATTACTCAAGTTGCTGTTGTTATATACAATCCTGAATCTACAGAACCATCAGTTTTAACTAATAAATTAACAGCAGTAGGCTTTCCTTCTAGTATTCGTGATTCGCAAAATCTTACTGTTCAACAAAGAAAATCAAAGAGTGATCAATCTAAACAAACAGAAGAAATACATCAAAAAATTAATCTTTTTATTGCTGCTATTCTAATTTTCATTTCTAGCCTTGGACATTTGACATATATAGGAGGACCAGATTTTTTTGTATTAAACGATTTAAGATTTC contains:
- the clpS gene encoding ATP-dependent Clp protease adapter ClpS, whose product is MVTDVIEKISLNTSTTKKPVPRYKVLLHNDDFNPMDYVVQILMQTISGMTRPQAAEIMMEAHISGTALVITCAFEPAEFYRETLKNHGLSSSIEPDE
- a CDS encoding CPBP family intramembrane glutamic endopeptidase codes for the protein MKINYSIVSRYPAPLRLGVFIVSLLILWLPTAIPFFFLFKDDLNFRTIVTMSLLYINFIILLFFWNSKIHGISNWWRIYGLTFTKKNIIELLNGLTIGLFFTFGLFFVEMILGWVVFVKPSQNLSSLIFEGLLSAFAIAFAEELLFRGWLLEELKMNYSIKTSLVCNSFIFATLHFLKPLQEVIRTFPQFPALFLIGMILVQAKTKCNNRLGICIGIHGGLVWGYYILNVGKIIKYTGKASLIFTGIDNNPIAGIMGLAGLIILFFLVRWKR